From the Prochlorococcus sp. MIT 1223 genome, the window TTCTTTGGATAAAGCATTGCGCCACAGGGTCTTTCGGTTGCCGGCATGCGTTTGCTTCCATACGATTAGCCCGATTGAGATTTTTGCAACTAAAGCCTTGTTTGGTTTTAGCCGCCAATATTCTCTGCTACATCCCCTCTTTTAAATGAACAAAGCAGATCTTGTAAATCTTGTTGCAGCTCGTACAGAGCTAACCAAGACAGACGTGTCACTTGTGGTTGATGCCGCAATAGATACCATTATTGAATCTGTTGTGGAGGGCAAGAAGGTCTCCATTCTAGGATTTGGTTCTTTCGAACCGCGTGATCGCTCAGCTCGTCAGGGATTAAATCCCAAGACAGGCGAGAAAATTAAAATTCCGGCTAAGCGAGTTCCTGCTTTTACAGCTGGAAAAATGTTTAAAGATCGAGTACAAGGTTGATTTTAAGAGTCTTAATTTGATCTTCGACTTAGGGATTCTGTTAATTCAGGATCCCTTTTGATTTATGGGTGATTTAATCCCTCTCCCTGAAGAGCTTTTTCGTTCTTTCAAAGTAGGAAAGAAACTTAGTGAAATGGAATATTGTGGAAGTTTTTTATCTACACCTTCAGGTCCGTCACATCTTCGGAATATTCTCACAGCACTGATGCCTTGGTTATTCGTAAGATTGAATGGAGGTAAATGGTTCTTGAGATTTGATTATCTTGATATCCCTAGACATCGAAAGTGGGCTTTGGAAAAATTTTTGGATGAATTAACATGGTTTGGATTAGAATTGTTTGAGAAAATTATTTGCCAAAGAAAAAGAATAGATATTTACAACTCTGTTTTAGAGGCTTTAAAAAGTGCAAACAAAATAAATCCATGCAGAGGCTCCCAAAAAAACTAATAAATCTTTCTTTAGATAAAACTTATAAAATTATTTATCCGGGAAAATGTAGAGATTTAAAGTTAAGATGGGAGAAAAAAATGAGCGACTTCCTATCTTGAAAATTCAGGTGATTAGCTTTTTAGCAACTTCACTTGAACTTGTGAAAAAGTCAAACTTTAAAATAATGAATCAAATAAAGCAAAAGAGCGATTTATTTGAAAATTCCTTTATAGCTATTAAGAGTTAGATTAAATGCATTTTAATCTTAAACTAAAAATTAATAAGCATAAGATTAGATTTTTAATAACCTTGTTAATTAGCATTTATTTATTTGATATAAAAATAAATGCTTTGCCTAATAAAAGTTATATCCTTAGTATTGTAGACCTCTGCTTTTCTTCTAAAATGAAGAAAGATTGCATAAAGGCATTAATAGAATTAGAAGGTCTTCAAATAAAAAAGGCTGAGCTTGGAGAATACTCATGTAATACTAGAATATTGGCATTACAATCAGATTTGATAATGATTTTACATGATTTAGAGAAGAGAAGAGTCTCAAAAAAGATGATTAGGGAAGTTAAAAAGTTTTGTTTTTGATTTTGGGAAAATACTTTTTACTATTATCTAAATTCAGATTCCTTTAAGGATGAGTTAGGGTTTTCATTGCATTAAGTCCTGGGCTCACATTAAAACCTATAACTTTATAAAGGTTCATCTTATATTTAAGTGATAATTAACTTTATTGCTTTTACGAAAAAGTATGGCATCTCAAAAAAATGATGATAAGAAGTCAAGCAAAAGGAGGTCTGCTAAAGATAAATCCTTTGCTAATTCAGCAGATCAAGGACGAGAACAAGAGGTACTTTTAAATTTGCCAGCAGGCTTGAAATATAGAATGCCTGGTCAAAGGCAAAGAGTTATCGTTGGATCGATTGTTATAGCTTTAAATGTTCTTCTTGTTCTTAGTGTAATCCTTTATTTTTATAACCCTGCTTTTCAGGAATTTATCTATAACGTTGGCAGGGAATGATTTATATCTGTTTTAGTGGATTTCTTTATAACTGAAATTAGACAAAAAAAAGCCCTGCCTAAGCAGGGCTTTTTTGAGTCAAACGGGCGTCTTTCCTAGTTTCGACTCCGCAGACTCAACTCCTCACAAATATATTATGAGTGCTTTTTTTGTTAAGCCCGCTAAGAAGAGGCAACTAACCTAACTGGCACAGTGACAGTTGAGGAGACTTCTTTGTTTTTTGATGAAGTTTCTATAATTTTTTCAATTTACCACTCCTAAGGTGGTTCTATGGATCACAAGTTACCGGACTAAGTTTTTATGTCTTCTATGCCTGAGAACAATCCAGTTTCAGATCATGATCCACTTCAGAGAAAAACCACTTTAAAATGGGGAGCAGATGGAGAGCTTTCTGCTATTGATATGGCAAGAATTATTGCAAAACTAGATAACACTAGCCTAACTGAATGTGATTTATAGTCGTCATAAGATCTAGGGTTGTACGGTATAGATCATTCTTTGGAAATAAATATTGATTAATTTTGCTAGTACCTACATATTATAATTAATAGGTAGAAATTTTAGAAACATGAAAGCTATAGGGTTAGTTTCTGTTTTGGCAGTAATGATTTTCAGCATTATTTTCTATTACTTTAGTGGATACAAATCAGCGTTTGAAGCGGATCAAGAATGTCATTCCATATTAAATACTGAATATTCAGAAAAATTGGAATATGGATGTGATCATGATCTTGAGACAAGGCAGTGGCTTCTTTTTGAGAAGGGTTTTGAGAATCAACCAGCAATTGTAATCAAGCGCTTTCGGTATTAAGTTTTTTTAGTTGGTGCTTTTAAAAATACGTTCTTTTATAATTGAGAATGATTGAATTCCCAGAACTGTGAAAAGTAACCCACTTATGGAAAATGTAGATAATTGACCTAAAGAACCTTCTGTATATAAGTTCCTCTGGAGGAAGGCATAATCTATAAGTGAACCTATACTTCCCCAAATAACTATTAGGCAAGATACATATAAAATACCTAGTAGAATGTCTTTCTTCATCTTTAGGAATGAATGTTTATTGATACCTAAATCTTATCAGTAAATATTTCACTAAGGCATTTAAAGGCCAATTCCAAAAATACTTTTTGTTGCAGCCTCTCCTTTGAAAACTAGTTCAGTTAGAATAAGCATCGCGAAACCAAACATAGCTGCACGTGCATTTACTAGCTCTGCATTTTCATTGAAACCAAATACCTCTTTAACCTCATTGCCTTGATTATTAATCCATTTAGCATTCTCTATTAAGTCATCTGTTGCAAAATCAACTTTTGTTTTATTTTCTATTGATGATTCAGTCTCTAACTCAATGTTATCTTTTTGATAACCCAAGTAGTCATTATCTTGTTTCATCTTTAAAAGTGCCAATCAATTTTAATTTAATACCTTTTCTTTCTTTTGTGTGAATTTTTCTTCAACTTCTTTATCATTCTCTTTGGCTTCGCTAATATATATGACCTTTCAGCTTGGTTTAAATTAAAACCTAACAAAGAAACTATAAATATAAAAATTATTATAGCGAAGTATGATTTCATTTCAATATGCTCCTGCTAACGAGGAATCCTTTATTATTTTACCTTTCATAATAATCTTCTAAATTGATCTAGAATAGAGATAATCAATTTTTATAGCCAATTGATGCTATCTTTGCAAAAATTATCTTGGTTGATTCCAAGTGCTCCATTATTTGGAGCTATTCTAATTGGGGGTATGCTGATTAGTTTCAATAGAACAATGAATAGGTTGACTAAGCCTATATCCTTTTTCTTGATAATTTCTGTTTTGTTCTCCACTCTACTAAGTCTTACTTTATTTTTAAAGAATGTTACTGGGCAATCTTTTGAGTTGGATTTGACTTTGGCAAGTTTTAATTTACACTTCTCTTTTTATCTAAGCTTACTTATAGATAAACTATTGCTAATTGCCGGTTCTGTATTTGTCATAATTATGACAGGCTCCTATTATTTCCTAGATCGAAGACAAGGTTATGTACGTTATTTATCATTAATTTCTGCTTTATCTGGAATAGTCTTCTTTTCGATTTTAAATGGGGTGATACCCTTGTCATTAACTTAAATCTTCATAGAATTAATTTGATATACTATAGGAATTCTTCCTTTTATATATGATCTTTATTTATCACTTGCTTGCTGGAAGATATATATAGAAATTCATTGAATATTCTAAAACTCAAAATATGAATACTTCTTTGATTGATACTCATCAAATTGATTTTCCAACAAGAGTAGCTCTTGTTCATGAATGGTTTACTCCAGGTTCTGTAGGAGGAGCCGAAAAAGTTGTTCGCCAAATAGATCAGTTTCTTTTCTCTAAAGGATGCAAGGTTGAATTAGCTGCTTTAGTTGATGGGGAAAGTCAAAGGCCAGAGAGTTGGCTTTCAGGAAGAGATATTCAAACAAGTTTTGTTCAAAAATTTCCTTTTGGAGTTAATAAAGTTCAGCATTATTTACCTTTATTACCACTAGCCATAGAACAGTTGGATTTCTGCAATTGTCCTCTTGTTATAAGTAGTAATCACTTGGTAGCAAAGGGCATTTTACTTGCTCCAGACCAGTTACATGTTAGTTATATCCATACTCCTGTTAGATATGCGTGGGATCAAATGAATATTTATTTAAAGAAATCAACTTTGAGGCGCTATGGATTTGGACCTTTAATTCGCTGGCAGCTCCATTCACTTAGGAAGTGGGATCAATTAAGTGCAGCAAGAGTTGATTGCTTGATAGCAAACTCTCGTTTTACCTCTAGAAGAATTTCCCGCTATTGGAGAAGAAAAGCCGAAATCGTTCACCCACCAGTTGACGTGGGCCGCTTTCATTTTGATAAAGAAAGAGATTCTTTTTATCTTTGTCTTTCTAGATTAGTGCCAAATAAAAGAGTTGATTTGGTTATTAAAGCGTTTAATGAACTTCAATTGCCTTTAATCGTGGTTGGTGATGGACCTGAAAAAAAATCGTTACAAAAACTTGCTGGATCTAATGTTCAAATCCTTGGTTTTCAGGCATCCGATAAGGTCTCAGAATTAATGGAAAGATGTCGTGCTTACGTATATGCAGGCATAGAAGACTTTGGTATTGCCCCAGTTGAAGCTATGGCGGCAGGAGCACCTGTCATTGCTTTTGGAAAAGGAGGTTTGTTAGATACTGTTTGTTGTGCTTCAAATGGTTTTGAATCAGCTACTGGAGTCCTTTTTAAAAGTCAGACAGTTGACTCTTTAGTTGAAGCTGTTAGGTGGTTTGAGGAAAAGAGGCTATGGACATTAATTCCTCCAGAGAAACTTAATGCTTGGGCAAGTCGCTTTAGTAATGAGGCTTTTAAAAAACGCTTTGAAAAGGTTTTAAATAAGGCTCTGATAGTCCATGAAAAAACTAATCGTGCTGCATCTATTGACCCTTCCTTAATACTTGCTCTTGAAGAAAGCAATTAAGTATTCTTGCGAAGGTAAGCGTTGCTATTAAAATTTTTAAAATCTTCCAACTTCGTTCTTCGTTTTAAATTATTTCTAGAGATGTCTAAGCTTTTTAATAAAAATATATTTTTCTCTTCTAAAGGACTTGAACAAAACCCTTCTAAATTGCCTGCAAAAGAGTTACTAGATCAACAGAGCTTTTCTGGCAGGATTATTAAAAGGATAGGAGATATTATTTTTTCTGGAAGTCTTCTAATTCTTGGTATACCAGTTTTTTTTCTTTTAGCAGTTCTCGTTAAGCTAAGTTCTCGTGGCCCAGTTTTTTATATTCAGGAAAGAGTGGGCCGAAACTATAGGAAGTTTGGGTGTATAAAATTCAGGACAATGTATAAGGATGCAGATACTCTTCTTAAAAACCTTCTTTTAAGTTCACCTGAGTTGAAAAAAGAGTTTGAAAGTGACTTTAAGTTGAGAAAAGATCCAAGGATAACTCCTTTAGGAAGGTTTCTTCGTAGGTCCAGCCTTGATGAATTACCTCAATTTCTGAATGTATTAAAGGGTGAAATGAGTGTTGTAGGACCAAGACCAATTGTTGTAGAAGAGCTTGAAAAATATGGTTTATCTATGGACGAAGTCATATCAGTTAGGCCAGGTTTAACAGGCCTTTGGCAAGTGAGTGGACGTAATAATCTTAGTTATACAAAAAGAGTAAAAATTGATTTATTTTATGCAAGAAATAGATCATTTAAATTGGACTTAGAAATTATCTTTCTTACTATAGGAGTACTTTTCTTCCCAATGGATAGAGGCGCATATTGACTCTTTAATAATAGTTATGTAGATAGATTTATTATTACTATTAAAAGCAGCCAAAATATTTGCAATTTAACTATACTAAGGATAATTTTTTTTATAGATCTTGTATTGGCTTCAGGATGATTTTTGCCAAGTTCAGGTTTATATTTTTTCGTCCCTCGATAGATATTTTCTCCACCCATTCTTATTTTTAAGCAATTAGCAAAAATAGCTTCAGATAAGCCCGAATTAGGCGACTCATCTTTTGATCCTTCCTTCCAAGCCTTTTTTATTATTTCAGGAGCAAGATTCCATGATCTGCTTACTAAAGGAAGAGTGATTAAAACTAAACGACTAGGTATCCATGTCATTAAGTCATCAAGTTTTGCACCTGTGTAACCAATCCACCTCAAGGAACCTTCTTTATATCCAATCATTGAATCTATCGTGCTGCTTGCTTTGAAAGTTAATACAAATGATAATGGCCCTGGTAAGTATAAGGAGACTTTCCAAAACATAATTCCAATAAATATCCAAAATAAAGGAGCAAAAATACCATCTACTGCATTCTCACTTGCTGTTTCTGCAACGGCTCTAAGAATTTCTTGCTTTTTAAGATTAGATGTATCCCTTCCGACTATATTGGATAACATCTTGCGTGAATTCTGAATATCTAAATAGGAATAATTATTTTCAATTGGGTGTATAACGTCTAAACAACTAGAGGCTAGACTCCTTGCAGCAATTGAGCTTGAGATTAAAAGCAATAAGACTAATGAGCTAATAGTACTTATAATATTTGACTCTGAAAGTGATAATTGTTCAATGATCCAACCTGTTAGTCCACTGATAATTACAATATTAAAAGTTAGAAGTAAGCCACCTATCTTTAGAAATAAGATGTTACCTCTTGAATATTTTTCAATTAATATCCTTGTAAAGTTTATAACCCAACCTATAACCTCAACAGGATGTAAAAATTGTTTTGGATCTCCAATTAACCAATCTATGAAGATTGCTGTTATTAAAAATAGAATTAGATTATTCAGTCTTTTCTATTTAAGCCAACTAAACATTGATCTAAGACCTTTCCCGACCCTTTCAATTGGAAGAGAAGCATCTTTTTCTCTAGATATTTTCATATTGGGTTTCCCGGCCTCGCATTCTGAGACGAAGTTTTTAGCAAACGTACCATCTTGTATATCCGCAAGAATACGCTTCATTTCTGCTTTGGTTTCTTTAGTGATTAGCCTTGGACCGCTCACGTAATCTCCATATTCAGCAGTATTAGAAATTGAATCTCTCATGGCTGTAAGTCCTCCCTTTACCATTAAATCAACTATCAGCTTTACTTCATGGAGACATTCAAAATAGGCTAATTCAGGTTGATAGCCAGCTTCTACAAGAGTTTCAAATCCAGCTTTTACTAATTCAGATAGACCTCCACAAAGGACGGCTTGTTCTCCAAATAAATCAGTCTCAGTTTCTTCTTTGAAATTTGTTTCAAGTATGCCAGCGCGTGTCCCCCCAATTCCTTTTGCGTAGGCCATTGCTAAATCTCTCGCTTTACCTGATGCATCTTGTTCTATTGCAAAAAGTGCAGGCACACCCTGACCGTTTTGGTATTCCCACCTGACCGTATGCCCTGGTCCCTTGGGAGCGATCATCACAACGTCGACAAAATCAGGAGGTTGAATGAGCCCGAAGCGGATATTAAAGCCATGAGCAAAACTCAAAATCTTGCCTGGTTTTAAATGAGGCGCAATTTCTTTTGTATATACATCCTTTTGGAATTCATCAGGCAGAAGGATCATTATCCAGTCAGCTTTTGCTGAGGCCTCTGCAACACTTAAAACTTCTAGGCCGTCAGATACAGCTTTATTTGTAGAGCGACTACCTTCGTAGAGCCCTACTAAAACATTGATTCCACTATCTTTGAGATTAAGAGCATGTGCATGTCCTTGAGACCCATAACCAATAATTGCAACTGTTTTGTCTGATAGCAGACTTAGGTTTGCATCTGAATCGTAGAAAAGTTGAGCCATCTGTTTGCTATCTCAGTGCTAATAAACAAAGCTTACGAAAGAGAGGTTATATCAAATTCTCAAAAAGATTTACTAATTTGTTCATTTTAGGCAATTACAAATATCTGATAAAAAAAATATATAAATTACGGACAAGGAATCGTCTCCATATAGTTAGGCCTGGGCTTCATTGGGATGAGATATGACTCTATCAATTAATCCATATTCCTTCGCTTCCTCGGCACTGAGGAAATAGTCTCTATCTGTATCCTTTTCTATTTTCTCAAAAGTTTGTCCTGTCATATCAGCCATTGATCGATTAAGCATTTCTTTTATCCTCAAAATCTCACGTGCTTCAATTTCGATATCGCTTGCTTGTCTTTGCGAAGTACCTCCTAGTGGCTGATGAATCATTATTCGGCTATGAGGCAATGCTAATCGTTTGCTTTTTGTTCCCGCAGACAATAGGAATGCTCCCATGGATGCGGCAAGTCCGACACAGATAGTAACCACATCACTTTTGACATATTTCATGGTATCAAAAATGGCTAGCCCTGCAGTTACAGATCCTCCAGGGCTATTGATATATAGATAAATGGGCTTAGTACTATCTTCAGAATCTAGATATAGCATTTGAGCTACTAGGCTGTTTGCAATTCCATCATTAACTTCTTGCCCTAGAAATAATATTCTTTCTGCTCCTAGTCTTGTGTAAATATCTACCCAACGTTCATATTGACTTCCAGGAAGTCTGTAAGGAACACTTGGAGTACCAATTGGCATGATTTTTTAAAAGATCGAGTGATTTGATTAATTAACAATTGATTCGAAAAGAATCTAGTTATGAAAAGTCAACTTATCTGAGCCTGATCAGGTAAGTCTTTTCTGCTGCTAAGGACTCTATCGATAAGACCATATTCGACAGCTTCCTGAGGATTTAAATAACTCATTCTGTCAGAGTCTTTAGACAATTGGTCTATAGATCTACCAGTGTTTTGAGAAAGAATTTCAAGCATTGCTTTCTTATTATGGATAACTTCTTTTGCGCGAATTTGAATATCAGTGGCTTGTCCTCTTGCTCCGCTTATGGGTTGATGAAGAACTATTGAAGCATGTGGAAGAGAAGCTCTTTGACCTTTTGTTCCAGCAGAGAGAATTACTGCAGCAGTTCCCATTGCTTGGCCAATACAAATCGTGTGAACAGGAGGCTTTACATATCTTAGAGTGTCACATATTGCGAAAGCTTCTGTTTCGAATCCGATTGCATCCCCTGTATACCAACTTGTGCCTGTTGAATTGATATAGAAGTAAATTGGTTTGTCTGGATTGTCAAACTCTAAATAAAGCAATTGAGCAATTATTAACTCAGTTACATCCATTCCTAATTGCCTTTTTGCGTCATCATCTGAAAACAAAGGTAGCCCTAAGTAAACTATGCGTTCTTTAAGAAGCAGTGATGGTAAATCAGGAGGAGGAGTCCGCATTACTGCTGAATCCCCATAGTATGGAGCTGAAACAGTCATATTCTATAAACCATTTTGACGTTGATCCTAGCTAGCTCTAATCCTAAGTTGGATTTATTTTTTGTGACTTATTTCGTTGCAGGATTTTTTTCGAGTTTTCCAAAGATCATTCTGCCTGTTGGAGTTTGTAGTGCACCTGTAATCACCACTTCTAATCTCTGCCCAATTAAATCTTTAGCACCTTCTATTACAACCATAGTTCCATCTTCCAGATAGCCTATTCCTTGAGTAGCTTCTTTACCCTCTCTAACTATTTTTAAATTTAGATGTGCTCCAGGTTGAACATCTGGTCTTAAAGATATTACCAAGTCACTAAGATTTAGAGATTTAATTGCTTTTACTTCAGCTACTTTGGAAAGATTAAAGTCAGCTGTAATTAAGACTCCACCTGTATCTTCAGTAAGTTTGAGTAAAATTTCATCTGCACCTGGCCCTTCATATTTAGTACTATTAACGACAAGCCTTCGACCATAAACTTCTCGTAATTCAGTAAGAGTTTTTAACCCTCTTCTGCCCTTCCCTCTTTTTTCGTTATTGCTTGAATCAGCTAGTTTTTGAAGTTCCTCAATAACAGCTTCTGCAACAATGATTTGACCTTCAACTAATCCACAACTTATAAGATATTTTATTCTTCCATCAATAATTACACTTGTATCTAATATCTTTGCTGTAGCCGGAGTAAGTATACCTTCTGCTACAAGAAGAGCTTCAGTACTATTTGGGTTAAATATTCTTAGAAGGGTTCTTCCATGTATATCTGCTAAGTTGTAACCAATTAACCCAAAGAAGATATTGCTTAAAATTGCTGAAAGAGGCTTAGCAAAAAAGATTTTATCTGGTATAGGAAGCAGAAGTATTGGTGCTAGAAGGAGATTTGCTACAAGTAAACCCATTATTATGCCGACAGATCTACTTATGAGAAGATCTGTTGGCATAGTTCTCACTTGTCTTATTAGACTTTTGCGAAGTTGAAGGAATAAAAAACCAATTAGAGTACTTATAAGAGCTGCTAGGGATGATGCAACTTCTCTAGGAAACTTTGAACTTATATCCATCTCTAAAATCTTTCCAGGCAAAAATTCATTGCCAAACCAACCAATTGCAGCTCCAGCAATCAAAAATAAAATCAGGACAAGAAGGTCCACCATGTTATTAATTTATG encodes:
- a CDS encoding HU family DNA-binding protein, whose protein sequence is MNKADLVNLVAARTELTKTDVSLVVDAAIDTIIESVVEGKKVSILGFGSFEPRDRSARQGLNPKTGEKIKIPAKRVPAFTAGKMFKDRVQG
- a CDS encoding glutamate--tRNA ligase family protein, producing MGDLIPLPEELFRSFKVGKKLSEMEYCGSFLSTPSGPSHLRNILTALMPWLFVRLNGGKWFLRFDYLDIPRHRKWALEKFLDELTWFGLELFEKIICQRKRIDIYNSVLEALKSANKINPCRGSQKN
- a CDS encoding high light inducible protein; protein product: MKQDNDYLGYQKDNIELETESSIENKTKVDFATDDLIENAKWINNQGNEVKEVFGFNENAELVNARAAMFGFAMLILTELVFKGEAATKSIFGIGL
- a CDS encoding glycosyltransferase, whose amino-acid sequence is MNTSLIDTHQIDFPTRVALVHEWFTPGSVGGAEKVVRQIDQFLFSKGCKVELAALVDGESQRPESWLSGRDIQTSFVQKFPFGVNKVQHYLPLLPLAIEQLDFCNCPLVISSNHLVAKGILLAPDQLHVSYIHTPVRYAWDQMNIYLKKSTLRRYGFGPLIRWQLHSLRKWDQLSAARVDCLIANSRFTSRRISRYWRRKAEIVHPPVDVGRFHFDKERDSFYLCLSRLVPNKRVDLVIKAFNELQLPLIVVGDGPEKKSLQKLAGSNVQILGFQASDKVSELMERCRAYVYAGIEDFGIAPVEAMAAGAPVIAFGKGGLLDTVCCASNGFESATGVLFKSQTVDSLVEAVRWFEEKRLWTLIPPEKLNAWASRFSNEAFKKRFEKVLNKALIVHEKTNRAASIDPSLILALEESN
- a CDS encoding sugar transferase codes for the protein MSKLFNKNIFFSSKGLEQNPSKLPAKELLDQQSFSGRIIKRIGDIIFSGSLLILGIPVFFLLAVLVKLSSRGPVFYIQERVGRNYRKFGCIKFRTMYKDADTLLKNLLLSSPELKKEFESDFKLRKDPRITPLGRFLRRSSLDELPQFLNVLKGEMSVVGPRPIVVEELEKYGLSMDEVISVRPGLTGLWQVSGRNNLSYTKRVKIDLFYARNRSFKLDLEIIFLTIGVLFFPMDRGAY
- the cbiB gene encoding adenosylcobinamide-phosphate synthase CbiB, with translation MNNLILFLITAIFIDWLIGDPKQFLHPVEVIGWVINFTRILIEKYSRGNILFLKIGGLLLTFNIVIISGLTGWIIEQLSLSESNIISTISSLVLLLLISSSIAARSLASSCLDVIHPIENNYSYLDIQNSRKMLSNIVGRDTSNLKKQEILRAVAETASENAVDGIFAPLFWIFIGIMFWKVSLYLPGPLSFVLTFKASSTIDSMIGYKEGSLRWIGYTGAKLDDLMTWIPSRLVLITLPLVSRSWNLAPEIIKKAWKEGSKDESPNSGLSEAIFANCLKIRMGGENIYRGTKKYKPELGKNHPEANTRSIKKIILSIVKLQIFWLLLIVIINLST
- the ilvC gene encoding ketol-acid reductoisomerase translates to MAQLFYDSDANLSLLSDKTVAIIGYGSQGHAHALNLKDSGINVLVGLYEGSRSTNKAVSDGLEVLSVAEASAKADWIMILLPDEFQKDVYTKEIAPHLKPGKILSFAHGFNIRFGLIQPPDFVDVVMIAPKGPGHTVRWEYQNGQGVPALFAIEQDASGKARDLAMAYAKGIGGTRAGILETNFKEETETDLFGEQAVLCGGLSELVKAGFETLVEAGYQPELAYFECLHEVKLIVDLMVKGGLTAMRDSISNTAEYGDYVSGPRLITKETKAEMKRILADIQDGTFAKNFVSECEAGKPNMKISREKDASLPIERVGKGLRSMFSWLK
- a CDS encoding ATP-dependent Clp protease proteolytic subunit; amino-acid sequence: MPIGTPSVPYRLPGSQYERWVDIYTRLGAERILFLGQEVNDGIANSLVAQMLYLDSEDSTKPIYLYINSPGGSVTAGLAIFDTMKYVKSDVVTICVGLAASMGAFLLSAGTKSKRLALPHSRIMIHQPLGGTSQRQASDIEIEAREILRIKEMLNRSMADMTGQTFEKIEKDTDRDYFLSAEEAKEYGLIDRVISHPNEAQA
- a CDS encoding ATP-dependent Clp protease proteolytic subunit; translated protein: MTVSAPYYGDSAVMRTPPPDLPSLLLKERIVYLGLPLFSDDDAKRQLGMDVTELIIAQLLYLEFDNPDKPIYFYINSTGTSWYTGDAIGFETEAFAICDTLRYVKPPVHTICIGQAMGTAAVILSAGTKGQRASLPHASIVLHQPISGARGQATDIQIRAKEVIHNKKAMLEILSQNTGRSIDQLSKDSDRMSYLNPQEAVEYGLIDRVLSSRKDLPDQAQIS
- a CDS encoding PIN/TRAM domain-containing protein, translating into MVDLLVLILFLIAGAAIGWFGNEFLPGKILEMDISSKFPREVASSLAALISTLIGFLFLQLRKSLIRQVRTMPTDLLISRSVGIIMGLLVANLLLAPILLLPIPDKIFFAKPLSAILSNIFFGLIGYNLADIHGRTLLRIFNPNSTEALLVAEGILTPATAKILDTSVIIDGRIKYLISCGLVEGQIIVAEAVIEELQKLADSSNNEKRGKGRRGLKTLTELREVYGRRLVVNSTKYEGPGADEILLKLTEDTGGVLITADFNLSKVAEVKAIKSLNLSDLVISLRPDVQPGAHLNLKIVREGKEATQGIGYLEDGTMVVIEGAKDLIGQRLEVVITGALQTPTGRMIFGKLEKNPATK